From the Vicugna pacos chromosome 30, VicPac4, whole genome shotgun sequence genome, the window CCCACCTTGAGCAGGCCCTGGACCAGACAGCATAAATGACTGCTGGGCTCTGACACAATGGTCTCCTCCTACCAAGAAAAGTATCCCCTTGGAGGAAGCAACTTTCCCTGGGTCAGGGTTGGGGATGAGGGTTGGGGATGAGGATAATGCAGAGTCTGTAGATGATGTTTAAGGCCCAGGGTTCCTCAATATtcgcccttttccccagggcccttTATCCAGacaattatttctatttattccCTCCTCATTTCCCTTCCTTTGGCGAGAACCCAGAAACTAAATCTCTCTGCTTCTCCTCGGAGGTTTTCATTCCTCCAGGGATACCCCGACATGATACCACTTTTCCTCAAGACAGTTTCTGCCAACACCAGCCACCAGCGTAGTGTGGTGGGGTCCAGGACCTTCTTCCTGAGAACTCTTCAACTCCCTTCCTCTGCTCTTCTTTAGAAACAGGTTCAAAAGGCCAGAAAACCAAGAGGTGACCCTAAAGTGAAGTTCTGGGTTGAAGACAGCAGGAGAGGCAGCCTCTTTTTCTCGCAGGGTTCAGGCCTGAGGCTCTGGAAGGTAAAGCCCAACCAGGGGCCCTCTTTATCTCCGGGCAGACCTGTGTCTCAAGAGGGAAGTGGGGCCCCTCTCCTTTTGGAAACACAGAGAATCCGGGGGAAGCCCTTTTCCCCCTCTGCCCCACCCTCACCGCACCGTTCACCAGGAATCCAGCCCTGTTTGGGGATTTTAAGGTGGGGGCGGGGAAGAGTCTAAGACTCCACGATCCAAAAGCCGACTCACCTCTCCCAGAACCTAAAGACCCTTCACATGGGCATGTAAGAAGGGGCCAGCTGTCCTTCTCACCAGAAGGAAACAATTCAACCTTTTTGGTTTCTGTATCTGATCACCTGACCTAGTTCACTACAGTTTTCAGAATGGGGTAGGGCTCGTTCTGACCAGCAATCAAGGAGCTGTATCAAACCTCCTTTCTTTAAGGAAACCCACTGGTGGGAAGATGACCCCCCTCTCCAGGGAGTGGGGAACAGAAAGAAATAACTGCTTACCCTTTGCCACAAGTCAAAGCAGAACAATGAAAGATACGATTTTCCCCCCTTtcacctttccttcctcctttttctcattTCGTTCTTGGGGGAGGAATTTTCCCTCCTGATTCAGAACTTCTCTTGAAGGAAAAGCTTAGTTTTCTCAAATTGgagaatttataattttaaaaaacccaaacaatttAGTTCTCATCCTACCCCCATCACCGCCCCagctctttcattcattcagtgttcCTTCTGGGAGAATAAGCCAGGTGGCAAAGGGAGCGGCTGGCAGAGTGTGGAGGTCTCCCCTGCCGGTTGGCAGGAAGGAAAAGCTTTGAAGTTTCTTTTCCAGTCGATTCAGGTGTCTCAGAGAAAACCTCTTTGAGTCCTGGTTCTGAGGGGACGTTCTCTCCGCCTTGTGGGAAGGGGAGGGTCCCCCCAGTCTGGTTTTCTTATCTTTCTGCCCCAGCTGGGGTAAGAAACAAGATTCTTCCCTGGTTGACCCAACTAGCCCAGAGCAGAGCAGGCTACTCTAAGGGATGAAGCCCCAACCATTATCACTTGGGCCTCATTTAATTGTCCAACTAATGCATCGGTGTAGAAAGCCTGCGAATGGGAACATTTAAGGCGATTGTTCTTTTTTAGCGAGAACAAATACGGATGAAGGGGATCCGCGGGTCCGGAAGCTGCGAGGTTAGTAGGCAGCTTTAGAGACATGGCTTCTATGTCATACCAAGAGAAGACCAAATTTCCTGGCTAGTTTCAATGGAAGAAGATGAGTTGCCCTGGGCCCTGTTAGACCAGACGCGGGCCACATGGGGAGGAGGTGAAGGCCCGTCGATAACCAGAGGAATGGGAGACCTCAGGCGCCGTCCTCCGCACGGCCTGCGCGATGCCAACCACCCGGAGAGTCCGCAGCGGGGGCGCAGAAAGCGGAGTGCGCGCGCGGGGATTCAGGGAGACGGCTGGCAGCCCTGCGGCAGGAgaaagccggggggggggggggggggggatgtagCGGGCCAGGGCCGCGCGGGAGCGGCGCAGCGGCCCGACCCGAGAACCCGCCTGGAGCTGGGGAAGCTGCGCGGCAGGAGCGCTGGTTCCGGAAGCTGCGCGGCAGAAGAGCCGCGGAGAGCAGCAGCTCTGCGGAGAGCAGCGCCGCGGAGAGGAGCAGCGCCGCGGAAAGCAGCTGAGCGGCAAGAACGCCGCGGAAAGCAGCAGCTCTGCGGAGAGCAGCGCCTCGGAGAGCAGCAGCGCTGCGGAGAGCTGCGCGGCAAGAGCGCCGGGGAGGCGCTGGCGAGCGCTCTGCTGGGAAGAGGGCGCCGTCGGGCTTACTGGAAACGCGCCGGATCAGGTTCCAGATCAATGAAATCTGGGTCCACACGTTTACGTTATTGTTGCCAGCATTAATGCTCTTTTAATCTTCTAAACATTATCAGCATCGATCTCCCTTCATATACACATTTGTTTGAGAAAGTGACATAACCACACGGTGGAAAGCCTGGAATAAAAATTAGTGCGCAGCCTCTCGCACCGAGGGCGCCCGCCGGCCTGGGCTACTTCTCGCGCTCGGGTTCACTACCCTCCCTCGCATGCCGCCTGCTCGGCCTCGCTCCCGGCCACTCTAATGCAAGTTAGGAAGGTGTTCTCGAGGCACCTGGAACTTGACTAAGCAAGGACTGTAGCGAGCTTTTCAATTCTTAATCCGACCTGCCAGCGGGCGGAAACACCGTGTGTTCCGTACCGACGTGGGCTACAGTCGCCTCTCCAGATCGGATCCCAAACTGTCGGGAGAGACTGGCTGAGCCGGGCCGGAAGCCAGACCAACGGGAGGGGAAAAGAGTGGTGGGCTCTACAGATGAGGCCCGGGCCCTCGGCCCTCGCCCTTAGGTTTAGCGCAGCCTGAGGATTTCCCCTGGCGCCAAAAGGACATGCGCACGAACGTGGTGCCCCTGGCAGGTGCCACTGCGTACTGCCCTGGCCACTCTCCATCGCCGCGGGCATCAGGTAGCCCAGACGACATCTCGTTGGGTTGGTTAAGGGCCCACCGCTGCCTCACAGTGTTGGCCCCAGATTGGCCGCGGGGAGCAGTTGTCTGGAGAAGGCCGGGCGTCTGTCCGTCAGGCTCATGGGAGGCAGAAACCTCGGCAGGGTATGTTGTCGGGGGCTCTGCTTTGTCTTGCGGTCGTAGGAGGAAACCACTCTCGCTATCGGGCCTGGATCTTCCTCCGCAAGACGCCCATCCAGTTTCTTGCCTGGGTTCTCTCCGTCCCTCCTAGTTCGTGTTTGTGCTTGGGTCAGAGTCTCCTTGGGCTCAAAGCCTTAGAGGGTTTGTGCTCTGACCGAGGGAGTTTATCGTTGCCGCTTCCTGCCCTTCGAGAACCAGCCCTGGGGACCGCCAAAGAGGCCCAACGCGGCGCGCTTGCAACCACTTGCTACCCTCACCACCCTTTAGGAATGAAGTCGTGTACTTGGAGCCCATTTCTCCTAAATCTAATCTTGGAGCAACCTGAGTTTCCCCGACATCTTCTCCCTTACCCTTTGAAATGCTATCCGAGGCTGTGGATACGCCGAGGAGGTGGGCAAGGAAGAAAGCCGCGgaatgtggctgggagaggagaCGAAGGACCGCTTCTGTTGTGACCGAGTGTACTTCTCCTAAGGGTGAGGTTGCCGATGCTGTCCCAAATCAGACATCTTAACTCCGCGGTGCCTCAAACTCCTATCTGCTTAGGCCTCTGGGGGCCccgaaatgagaaagagaaaggggggaaaaaggagacagagatagagatggACCTGGTCTCGGTGAGATGAGGGGGCCAGCCGGTCTCTGCGAGGCGTGTACCTGGGAGTCGGGCACAGCAGTCCTGTGGGTTAAACTAGGCTTGTTTAACCCTGGGAGCCTAATGGTGTGCTCCCTCAGCAGCATCCGGCGGGATTCCGATCGATACTCCTAGAGGAGAAGGCCTCAGCTTTTCTTCTCCATTTGCTTCTGTCTCCTAGCGCTTCTGAGCACATAATACCTACTTATCAGTCCCAGCTTCTGCATCAGTGTCTGAAGAGACTGATCTACTGACCCCAAACTGAAAAGACTCCTATGTAATAATAACCACTCAACACACTTGTAGTTGCTGATAAAATGGCCAGATAAAAAGGCTAAAGCTCTTGTCCCTTTTCAACTCGGGGTAATAAAACAGACACATATTTGAATGCTTGAGCAGAGCAGGGTCCTTGGCAGGAAATCCCCACTTGCTGAAGGAGGCTTTCAGTCTCCCACTGAGGGGGCTTTCTTGCTCCTGCTCTGAAAAGCCCCGGTGCTGCCCAAGGCCAGCCTCTGAGGAGTGACCCTGGGACTCTCCCATGGTGGGTGGTGGGACCGGGGACCCCCTGCTCAGATGATGCCACACTCTCCCTCACCCCAGCAATGCTTGAGGGCATTGTAAAGGCTGTTGTAAAAGTGCATCAGACCAGCTAATAGGCAAAGCATTACTTTCCACATCACTTTCGACACACACAGGCAAAAGAcacctgtttttaaaaagctccgTCCTTTGCCCGGCAGGCGTGAGGGGGCGGCAGTGCTCTGAGATGGGCTGGAGTTGAATAGCTGTCATCCTGCCTTCAACTGTactccagccccacttccccaaGACCAACTGCTAAATTTCTTCAGGCTGCCTGTACCCAGAAATCCAGCTCTCGCTAGAACTCACCTGAGAGGAACCAAGAACGTTTTCCGGAGCCTAAGACAAAGGGGTACTACATTGTTCAGAATTGTCAGTAAGCTTCCAGTTTATTTTTCACTGCTCCTCTCTATTCACTGCTTAATCTTTGCTAGGAACCAAAAGCAATCGGAGAAAACTGCAGAAGATGAAGAGTAAGCTAAATTTGGAGAAAGATACAGTTGGTTTCTAAATCCATGCAAAACTATCTGGAGCCCCAGATTTGGGGAAGCTCTGAGGGGAAAACTAGTTTTCTTTACCTTTTCAGATCAACACTGCGAGATTACTGACTCGAGATTGGAATCCTTCAACAGTGGGCAAAGGCGGAGTCTGTCAGAGTGGAAACGCCCCCTCCTCAAGCCTGGGCGAACACGCTGCCTGTCACAGCCCCAGCCCTGTCGGGCGTCGGTAGAATGCACCTCATAAGCCAGGCTCAGCGGTGCGAGGAAAGCCCCGGGGAGCCGGAGAAGAAGCCTGAGCTCGCCTCTCCAGAAGCGCGTTGTGTGCCACAGGCTCGCAGCCGCGCGAGACCCCACTGTGCGCGCCAGTCTAAATCACTGCCACCACGACTTGTCCCCCCAGATAACCCGACGATCTGAAGAGGTAGCCCCAGTCCAAAAGAAGCTGCCCATCCTGGCTTGCAGTCGGGTACGTGAGTCCTCCCCAGTGGGGCGCCTGGACACTTTGCCCTTCTTGGCCCGCGGCTGGGTCCTGGGGGCAGCGCAAATGCCACGCGCACCGCGCTGGGTCTGTGCGCACAAAAGCGCCCAACTGTGTGCCAGTCACAGCCACGGCTGCGTCTTTCTCGCTCCCGCCGCCCACACAGGAGGTTTCTGCGCTCCTAGAACAATAGAGGGCTGTACCTCGCGGCTCGGCCGCTAGAGGAGGCACAAAGAGCCAAGCCCGCTCCAGAACAATGTAGCCGGCGCGTCGCCCAGTCCCCTCCCGCCGGCCGCCGGCCCTCCCTGCCGCCGAGCTAAGCGCACCATCAGCGTCCGCTTAACGCAAAGGCGGAGCCTGTAGCCCACGGCCAAGATGCGTTAACTAACCTGCATCTTAATTTCTCAGCACCGCTTCCCGCGAGCTCCTAGCCTCTCCCGGAGGCCAACCAAACCTCGGCAAATCCCAGCAAACGCTGGGAGAGGGGCAAGGGCGGCCGGCGAGTAAGGCAGGGAGCTCTCCACACTCGTTTCTCCTCTCTTGTCCTCCCAAAGAGGTAAATATGGCATTCCCGACCTTCATCCTTGCACCTCCCCTCACTGTGGGCAGTGACACGAGACTGGCCCAAGCCTGCTTTCCGTCAGAAAGTGCCCCCGCTAATGTCAAGGCCAGAGGTGGTCTCGGAAGCGCTGTTGTAGCCTGGCTACACGTTCTCCGCCTGGGCAAGCTGTGACTCTTGTCAGTGGCCAAAGAAGTTTGCCTCATATGGTGGGTCGGAGGAGAGCAGAAAGATCTTTTTCCCTTCTGTAGAGCAAagcacccccccccgcccctccacCACAACTACCTCCACATAGGGAGACTAGGCAGCCTGGTAAACTGAAGTGTATTGTCTAAGCAAGAGTTTAAGAGCACAGGATTTTGAGTAAGGGCAATCCCCCATCTCTGTGAATCCTGGAAAGAGAAGCTCCTAGCTGACACGGCATACCCCCATTTCGCCTCCCACAACTGGATACGGTTGGAAAGAGGGCAGAGTTGGCACGTCAAGCAGAGTGCGAGTGAAATGGGGGCGGGGGTCGGCCAATGAAGCTCGGGAGACAAGGAGGTAGGAAGGaagagaagtaaagaaaaaagtgaaggggaaaaaagggagaaaagaagacagacaaagagaaaaaggaaacggAAGAAGAAACATAGTACAGAAAAAGTAAGAACTGTTGAGGGGAGAGGAGCAGAAAACCAAGAGAAGTGGCTAGGCGCGCTTACCCGGGGCCACAGGCACCCCGGAGCTCTCTCCCTGCAACCTAACTCCAGGCGAGCCTCTGAGCTTACCTGCCAGGCGTAAGGCGGACATGCGCTGGAACTCGGGCTCCTGCAGCCACTTCCACATCCTGCGGAAGGTCTCCCTGCCAGATTTGAGTTTACTCCACGGTTTCGGGTTCCGGAGCAGGTCGGAGAGAGTCCCCTGAGACCGGCACAACACCCTCTGCGCGAAGATCGCCTGTGGGATGCTGTAGCGCTTCAGCTCGGCGGTGATGCGCTGGGCCACCTCTTTGGTGTTGATCTCCTCCAGCTGGCCTGATGTGGCCACTTGCGATCCCGAAGAGGACGAGGGTGGCCTCTCGCGGCTGGGCGCCAGCACAGGCCCATGGGACTGAGCGTGGCCCGGGTGGTGCAGGCCGTTGAGGTGCGACATCATGGCCGCGGGCGGGGTGCCCAGGCCGCGGGACAGGTGTTGCTCACCGCGGGTCAGCATGGCAGTGTGGTGCGCGTCGAAGTTGGGGCTGAGCATTTTGTCGTGGCCAGGGGGCCCGTAGTTAGGCAGGCTCTGCTGCGCGTTGTGGAGGCCGCCCAGCCCATTGCCCAGCGGTGTGGCGGCCAGCGGGGACAGGCTCTGGCTCATGCCAGGCATCTCCTTGTAGGGACTGTAGAGGTTGTTCATGGCCGGAAGCCCGCGCTCGTCGCGCATGAGAGTGAAGCTGCCGCTGACGTTGCCTGACAGgcgctggtggtggtggtggtggtggtggtgcggGTGGTGGTGCGGGTGCGGGTGGTGGAACTTGTCCGAAACGGTGGAGATGGGCGGCAGTGGCTGGAGCGGTGTCAGCGTGGTGTAGGTGTTGCTCATGCCCATGCCGGGCGGGGACGAGTCGCAGGACATACTCATGGCGTGATGGAGCGGGATGGAGAGCTCGGGCCGGTAGTCGCCGCCGTCCAGGATCGAGGCCATGCTAGTGACCATGGCCGAGCgcgacgccgccgccgccgccgctgccgccgtgCCCAGCTCCTGGTGCGCcgttggcggcggcggcggcggcggcggcggcgggccccGCAGCGAGCCTGCCGCGCCGCGGCCCGCGTGGTGGGGGCTAGGGCTAGCCAGCAGCTCCTGCTCATGGCCCgggcccccgccgccgcccccgccgcccccgccgccgcccccgccgctgccgccgccggccGGCCCGTGCAAAGTGCCCAGACTTTCCATTGTCAGCTCCGGGTTCATGGCGCAGCCTTCTAGGTCTTTGGTGAGGCATCGATAGGCGTTGTAGGCAGCCTTCATTCAGTCCATCGGGgcccgggggcggcgggggcggcgggggcggccggCGGGCTGGCGAGGCGCGCGTGGCGGAGCTCGGCCGCGGGAGCGAGGGGGGGCGCGGGAGTGCGTGAGTGTGTGGAGGGGGAGCGTGCGTGCGGGTGTGCGCCCCAGGCTGCGAACGGGCGGGCGcgcccggggtgggggcggggtgggggcggac encodes:
- the ONECUT2 gene encoding one cut domain family member 2, with product MKAAYNAYRCLTKDLEGCAMNPELTMESLGTLHGPAGGGSGGGGGGGGGGGGGGPGHEQELLASPSPHHAGRGAAGSLRGPPPPPPPPPPTAHQELGTAAAAAAAASRSAMVTSMASILDGGDYRPELSIPLHHAMSMSCDSSPPGMGMSNTYTTLTPLQPLPPISTVSDKFHHPHPHHHPHHHHHHHHQRLSGNVSGSFTLMRDERGLPAMNNLYSPYKEMPGMSQSLSPLAATPLGNGLGGLHNAQQSLPNYGPPGHDKMLSPNFDAHHTAMLTRGEQHLSRGLGTPPAAMMSHLNGLHHPGHAQSHGPVLAPSRERPPSSSSGSQVATSGQLEEINTKEVAQRITAELKRYSIPQAIFAQRVLCRSQGTLSDLLRNPKPWSKLKSGRETFRRMWKWLQEPEFQRMSALRLAACKRKEQEPNKDRNNSQKKSRLVFTDLQRRTLFAIFKENKRPSKEMQITISQQLGLELTTVSNFFMNARRRSLEKWQDDLSTGGSSSTSSTCTKA